The following proteins are co-located in the Streptosporangium brasiliense genome:
- a CDS encoding glucosyl-3-phosphoglycerate synthase → MLPEVEAWLRGRTSSSADWPLPWLLEAKGDTTVSVVLPARDEEETVGEIVTAIRRDLMETVPLVDELVVIDSRSVDETAARAARAGARVIAQDEILPDLKPMDGKGEALWKSLAVTSGDLLVFIDADLREFSTSFVTGLLGPLLGDPGVAYVKGCYERPLQNVQSGGGRVTELVARPLLNLHWPLLAGFVQPLAGEYAGRRSVLERVPFVTGYGVELGLLIDLLELAGLDGLAQVDLGRRVHSHQSTEALGGMAAQILQTSWSRLERQDKMVSLHTPSRRLVQFRRGPSGHRATVRDVAVAERPPMITVSGYHSHAAD, encoded by the coding sequence GTGCTGCCTGAAGTGGAGGCATGGCTACGTGGGCGCACCTCATCATCGGCCGACTGGCCGTTGCCGTGGCTGCTGGAGGCCAAAGGCGACACGACGGTCAGCGTCGTGCTGCCCGCCCGTGACGAGGAGGAGACGGTCGGGGAGATCGTCACCGCGATCCGGCGTGATCTGATGGAGACGGTGCCCCTCGTCGACGAGCTGGTGGTCATCGACTCCCGTTCCGTCGACGAGACCGCCGCGCGCGCCGCGCGGGCGGGGGCCAGGGTGATCGCGCAGGACGAGATCCTGCCCGACCTGAAACCGATGGACGGCAAGGGCGAGGCGCTGTGGAAGTCCCTCGCGGTGACCTCCGGTGACCTGCTGGTCTTCATCGACGCCGATCTGCGCGAGTTCAGCACGTCGTTCGTGACCGGGCTGCTCGGCCCGCTGCTCGGCGACCCGGGCGTGGCCTACGTCAAGGGCTGCTACGAGCGGCCGCTGCAGAACGTGCAGAGCGGCGGCGGCCGGGTCACCGAGCTCGTCGCGCGTCCCCTGCTCAACCTGCACTGGCCGCTGCTGGCCGGGTTCGTGCAGCCCCTGGCGGGGGAGTACGCCGGGCGCCGGTCCGTGCTGGAGCGGGTCCCGTTCGTCACCGGTTACGGCGTGGAGCTGGGCCTGCTGATCGACCTGCTGGAGCTCGCCGGCCTCGACGGCCTCGCCCAGGTCGACCTGGGCCGCCGCGTCCACTCCCACCAGTCGACCGAGGCGCTCGGCGGCATGGCCGCCCAGATCCTGCAGACCTCCTGGTCCCGTCTCGAACGCCAGGACAAGATGGTCTCGCTGCACACGCCGTCGCGCCGGCTGGTGCAGTTCCGCCGGGGCCCCAGCGGTCACCGCGCGACCGTCCGCGACGTGGCCGTGGCCGAGCGCCCCCCGATGATCACCGTCTCCGGATACCACTCCCACGCCGCGGACTGA
- a CDS encoding TetR/AcrR family transcriptional regulator, which translates to MARKAPRHAEAERNDHALLEAAKKVLAVDGAHASVATIAARAGVGIASLYRRYRSKDELFQHLCALSLDQWIQAAERGLRHDDPWEGLAHYIGACVEFSGGSLGPLASTIAVTDEMAAKFTRSEELMRDLVARAHAAGVLRPDATAMDISLLIEQLGKSPLIEQLDRQGRTDLIDAAHNARKRTIAIALDGLRPGHPRLPGTPPPPALLTERWEYAPADVSPPEDGDEATATV; encoded by the coding sequence ATGGCACGCAAAGCCCCCCGGCACGCAGAAGCCGAACGCAACGACCACGCCCTCCTGGAGGCCGCCAAGAAGGTCCTGGCCGTGGACGGAGCCCATGCGTCGGTGGCGACGATCGCCGCACGCGCCGGAGTCGGCATCGCCAGCCTCTACCGCCGCTACCGTTCCAAGGACGAGCTCTTCCAGCACCTGTGCGCGCTCTCCCTCGACCAGTGGATTCAGGCCGCCGAACGCGGTCTGCGGCACGACGACCCCTGGGAGGGGCTCGCTCACTACATCGGCGCCTGCGTCGAGTTCAGTGGCGGCTCCCTCGGGCCGCTGGCCAGCACGATCGCCGTCACCGACGAGATGGCCGCCAAGTTCACCAGGTCGGAGGAGCTCATGCGGGACCTGGTGGCTCGCGCGCATGCCGCCGGAGTGCTCAGGCCGGACGCCACGGCCATGGACATCTCGCTACTGATCGAACAGCTCGGCAAGTCCCCCCTGATCGAACAGCTTGACCGGCAGGGGCGCACCGACCTGATCGACGCGGCCCACAACGCCCGGAAGCGTACGATCGCCATCGCTCTCGACGGTCTGCGCCCCGGTCACCCCCGACTGCCCGGGACCCCACCCCCTCCCGCGCTCCTCACCGAACGCTGGGAGTACGCCCCCGCAGATGTGTCACCGCCCGAGGACGGTGACGAGGCGACGGCCACGGTCTGA
- a CDS encoding acyl-CoA dehydrogenase family protein codes for MSETGFCPELSEDVREVRDWVHRFARSVVRPAGAEWDEREETPWPVIQEAAKIGLYSLDFFAQQWFEPSGLGLTVAFEELFWGDAGIGLSIVGTGLAAAALSASGTPEQMGEWLPQMFGTPDDVRLGAFCASEPDAGSDVGAIRTRAVRSGDDWILNGVKTWATNGGIADVHVVVASVDPSLGARGQASFVVPPGTPGLSMGQKFRKHGIRASHTAEVILDNVRVPAACLLGGAEKLDARLERVRSGERAGEQGAMRTFETTRPSVAAMAVGIARAGYEYARDYAREREQFGRKIGENQAVAFLLADMATRVDIARLMTWRAAWMARNNRAFDQAEGSMCKLVAGETAVWVTEQAIQILGGAGYTREHPVERFHRDAKIYTIFEGTSEIQRLIIGRAVTGLPVR; via the coding sequence ATGAGCGAGACCGGCTTCTGTCCGGAGTTGAGCGAGGACGTGCGGGAGGTGCGCGACTGGGTGCACCGGTTCGCCCGGTCCGTCGTCCGCCCGGCCGGCGCCGAATGGGACGAGCGCGAGGAGACGCCCTGGCCGGTCATCCAGGAAGCCGCCAAGATCGGGCTCTACTCGCTCGACTTCTTCGCCCAGCAGTGGTTCGAGCCGAGCGGCCTCGGCCTGACGGTCGCGTTCGAGGAGCTCTTCTGGGGAGACGCGGGCATCGGCCTGTCCATCGTCGGCACCGGTCTCGCCGCCGCGGCCCTGTCCGCGAGCGGCACCCCCGAGCAGATGGGGGAGTGGCTCCCGCAGATGTTCGGCACCCCCGACGACGTCAGGCTCGGCGCGTTCTGCGCCTCCGAGCCCGACGCCGGATCCGACGTGGGAGCCATCCGCACCCGCGCCGTCCGCTCCGGCGACGACTGGATCCTGAACGGGGTGAAGACCTGGGCGACCAACGGCGGCATCGCCGACGTCCACGTCGTCGTCGCGTCGGTGGACCCCTCGCTGGGCGCCCGGGGCCAGGCGTCCTTCGTCGTCCCGCCCGGCACGCCGGGGCTGTCGATGGGGCAGAAGTTCAGAAAGCACGGCATCCGCGCCTCCCACACCGCCGAGGTGATCCTCGACAACGTGCGCGTGCCGGCCGCGTGCCTGCTCGGCGGCGCGGAGAAGCTCGACGCCAGGCTCGAACGCGTCCGCTCCGGCGAGCGGGCCGGCGAGCAGGGCGCGATGCGGACCTTCGAGACCACCCGCCCGTCGGTGGCGGCCATGGCCGTGGGCATCGCCCGGGCGGGATACGAGTACGCCCGTGACTACGCCCGGGAGCGCGAGCAGTTCGGCCGTAAGATCGGCGAGAACCAGGCGGTCGCCTTCCTGCTGGCCGACATGGCCACCCGCGTCGACATCGCCCGGCTGATGACCTGGCGCGCGGCCTGGATGGCCCGTAACAACCGCGCCTTCGACCAGGCCGAGGGTTCGATGTGCAAGCTGGTGGCGGGCGAGACCGCGGTCTGGGTCACCGAGCAGGCCATCCAGATCCTCGGCGGAGCCGGCTACACCCGCGAACACCCGGTCGAGCGCTTCCACCGCGACGCCAAGATCTACACCATCTTCGAGGGCACCAGCGAGATCCAGCGCCTGATCATTGGCCGCGCCGTCACCGGTCTGCCGGTCCGCTGA
- a CDS encoding helix-turn-helix transcriptional regulator has translation MTETTDDHVAYELYARMHEQGESPAEAAGALGLAAADVARARQRLSRLSLFNSQTETTVDSTVALARILESQHRALDQMLEQHVMTASLVKDYLGVTARRGDDISVEFYERARVSALHQRIDECAAMVKHEVVAMHPPAKWTRDGLEAALVNNRRNLDRGVRIRSIHAQRMVADPLIREFIPVWLAAGLEVRVTPVIPTRMLIYDRQVAIVQSEPGDLAGGAVLIRGTLLVRSLTALFETVWTAASEPRDIPRAADGAALTDQQTAVLRLLATGAKDEAIARTLGVSTRTVTRIVGELTALLGAGSRFQAGVRAARLGLLD, from the coding sequence ATGACTGAGACCACAGACGATCACGTCGCATATGAGCTGTACGCTCGCATGCACGAGCAGGGGGAGTCGCCGGCAGAGGCCGCCGGAGCGCTCGGGCTCGCGGCTGCGGATGTCGCCCGGGCCAGGCAGCGGTTGTCACGGCTGAGCCTTTTCAATTCCCAGACAGAGACGACTGTGGATTCCACGGTCGCTCTCGCACGCATCCTGGAGTCCCAGCACCGGGCGCTGGACCAGATGCTGGAGCAGCACGTGATGACGGCGTCGCTGGTCAAAGACTATTTGGGCGTCACCGCCAGGCGCGGGGACGACATCAGTGTGGAGTTCTACGAGCGGGCCCGCGTGAGCGCCCTCCATCAGCGGATCGACGAGTGCGCCGCGATGGTCAAGCATGAAGTGGTCGCGATGCATCCTCCGGCGAAATGGACACGCGATGGTCTCGAGGCGGCCCTGGTCAACAACCGGCGCAACCTGGACCGGGGGGTGCGCATACGCTCCATCCACGCCCAGCGGATGGTCGCCGATCCGCTGATCCGCGAATTCATTCCGGTGTGGTTGGCCGCGGGCCTTGAGGTCAGGGTCACGCCGGTGATTCCCACGAGGATGCTCATCTATGACCGGCAGGTCGCGATTGTGCAGTCGGAACCCGGCGACCTCGCCGGAGGCGCGGTGCTCATCCGTGGGACCCTCCTGGTGAGGTCTTTGACCGCACTGTTCGAAACGGTCTGGACGGCGGCTTCGGAGCCCCGTGACATCCCCCGCGCCGCCGACGGCGCTGCGCTGACAGACCAGCAGACAGCGGTGCTCCGCCTGCTGGCCACCGGGGCGAAGGACGAGGCCATCGCGCGGACGCTGGGTGTGTCGACACGCACGGTCACCCGGATCGTCGGGGAGCTCACGGCGCTGTTGGGGGCGGGCAGCCGTTTT
- a CDS encoding zinc-binding dehydrogenase → MRAVVMEEFGGPETLRTRQVEDPVPGPGQVLVAVAYASITFVETQVRSGKGPFGRPALPRIPGNGVGGRIAAVGPDVDPDLVGTVVVTTTGGEGGYAELALARAQDAVPVPAGLELKDAVALLADGRTALLLYRQAEIKPGDRVLVEAAGGGVGSLLVQLAATADAHVIGAARGAGKAGLVTSLGAASYVDYSRPDWVDRVMEATGGTGLDLVFDGVGGRIGTEAIGALREGGRVSVYGMASGADADLDEGELRARSIDVIGLTAAPSPAQTRALVVDALNLAADGKLRPVIGQTFPLDAAAAAHRAIESRTTTGKTLLIPAGDARG, encoded by the coding sequence ATGCGGGCTGTGGTGATGGAAGAGTTCGGCGGGCCGGAGACACTGCGGACGCGGCAGGTCGAAGATCCCGTGCCGGGGCCGGGACAGGTGCTCGTCGCGGTGGCGTACGCGAGCATCACGTTCGTCGAGACGCAGGTGCGCTCGGGCAAGGGGCCGTTCGGCAGGCCCGCACTGCCCCGCATACCCGGCAACGGCGTGGGCGGTCGCATCGCCGCCGTCGGACCGGACGTGGACCCGGACCTGGTGGGGACGGTCGTGGTCACCACCACCGGCGGCGAGGGCGGTTATGCCGAGCTGGCGCTGGCTCGGGCCCAGGACGCGGTCCCGGTCCCCGCGGGCCTGGAGCTCAAGGACGCGGTCGCGCTGCTGGCCGACGGGCGTACGGCGTTGCTGCTGTACCGGCAGGCGGAGATCAAGCCGGGCGATCGGGTCCTCGTGGAGGCCGCGGGGGGAGGTGTCGGCAGCCTGCTGGTGCAGCTCGCCGCCACCGCGGACGCCCACGTGATCGGCGCCGCCCGAGGCGCCGGCAAGGCGGGGCTGGTCACCTCGCTGGGCGCGGCCTCCTATGTCGACTACTCCCGGCCCGACTGGGTGGATCGGGTGATGGAGGCGACCGGCGGCACCGGGCTCGATCTCGTCTTCGACGGGGTCGGCGGCCGGATCGGCACCGAGGCGATCGGCGCGCTGCGTGAAGGCGGACGCGTGAGCGTCTACGGAATGGCCAGCGGCGCCGACGCCGACCTCGACGAGGGCGAGCTCCGGGCCCGCTCCATCGACGTCATCGGGCTCACCGCCGCGCCGAGCCCCGCCCAGACCCGCGCGCTCGTCGTCGATGCGCTGAACCTGGCCGCCGACGGGAAGTTGCGGCCGGTCATCGGCCAGACCTTCCCGCTCGACGCGGCAGCCGCCGCGCATCGAGCGATCGAGTCGCGGACCACCACCGGCAAGACCCTGCTCATCCCCGCCGGCGACGCGCGCGGCTGA
- a CDS encoding heavy-metal-associated domain-containing protein — MITVAYSLVSYQVSEISSETCAHCLDSIRVELIQVPGIVGVELTPETGRVSILTDGPVPERLVIDALEAAGCEVRGD, encoded by the coding sequence ATGATCACCGTCGCCTACAGTCTCGTTTCCTATCAAGTCTCGGAAATCTCGTCCGAGACCTGTGCGCACTGTCTGGACAGCATTCGAGTCGAGCTCATCCAGGTGCCGGGCATCGTGGGAGTGGAACTGACGCCGGAGACCGGGCGAGTTTCCATTCTCACCGACGGCCCCGTCCCCGAGCGTCTGGTCATCGACGCGCTGGAAGCGGCGGGCTGCGAGGTCCGAGGCGACTGA